One window of Aliarcobacter lanthieri genomic DNA carries:
- a CDS encoding RluA family pseudouridine synthase: MYKNFIVEEEIRLDKFLSSKIEASRNQIEQLIKKEFVKVDGKTTIKNGLKLKLNQNIEVFFPQNELSNIKDKEFIENSLKNKEINIIYEDNDILIVNKPINLTIHDAPSVKDATLVDWLKLKNISLSTISGDERHGIVHRLDKGTSGIIIIAKTNEAHLDLSKQLETREAGRYYLALIDLPLKDHTIVEEPIARNPNNRLKMAIIPSGRYAKTTFCKLETSKNEKFELIACKLSTGRTHQIRVHLNSLNRHIIGDSLYGFKGELNKIEGFFLHAYCLVFTHPTSKKKMSFTANLPKHMVDFLSNNFNMENIYDKVETPNIFNCFNFSN; encoded by the coding sequence ATGTATAAAAATTTTATTGTAGAAGAAGAGATAAGATTAGATAAATTCTTAAGCTCTAAAATAGAAGCTTCAAGAAATCAAATTGAACAACTAATTAAAAAAGAATTTGTAAAAGTTGATGGAAAAACTACTATTAAAAATGGATTAAAACTAAAACTAAATCAAAATATTGAAGTTTTTTTTCCTCAAAATGAATTGTCAAATATAAAAGATAAAGAATTTATAGAAAATTCTTTAAAAAATAAAGAGATAAATATCATATATGAAGACAATGATATTTTAATAGTAAATAAACCAATAAATTTAACAATACATGATGCACCAAGTGTAAAAGATGCAACTTTGGTCGATTGGCTAAAACTCAAAAATATATCTCTTTCTACAATAAGTGGTGACGAAAGACATGGTATAGTACATAGACTTGACAAAGGAACAAGTGGAATAATAATCATTGCAAAAACAAATGAAGCACATTTAGATTTATCAAAACAATTAGAAACTAGAGAAGCTGGAAGATATTATCTAGCTTTGATTGATTTACCTTTAAAAGATCATACTATTGTAGAAGAACCAATAGCTAGAAATCCAAACAATCGCCTTAAAATGGCGATTATCCCAAGTGGAAGATATGCTAAAACTACATTTTGTAAACTTGAAACTAGTAAAAATGAAAAGTTTGAATTAATTGCTTGTAAACTTTCAACAGGTAGAACTCATCAAATAAGAGTTCATTTAAATTCATTAAATAGGCATATAATAGGCGATTCTTTATATGGATTTAAGGGCGAATTAAATAAAATAGAAGGATTTTTTTTACATGCTTATTGTTTAGTATTTACTCATCCTACATCAAAAAAGAAGATGAGTTTCACAGCAAATTTACCAAAACATATGGTAGATTTTTTAAGTAACAATTTTAATATGGAGAATATATATGATAAAGTTGAAACACCTAATATCTTTAATTGCTTTAATTTTTCTAATTAG
- a CDS encoding fibronectin type III domain-containing protein: MIKLKHLISLIALIFLISGCANIFNTTTTPKVNNSFQTVNYNSIKSIPDMVSIGFEWQRIDDPRVEGYNFYRTELNKGENTLKLIKATNSRYVTHYVDKGLEPKTKYAYQISARLNDGSESPTTQAYIVETLPRITPVAYAQAISNLPRKVKLIWQPHPDTRVSYYRVEKYNTFINEWIYKTKIDQRLSAEYIETGLKDNTTHKYRIKAFSFDDVESAPSPILQATTKPAPLPPKNIRASNNIPKSVFITWERSPTQDVVQYQIHRSSYRSLGYSKIATVNADTLEYTDKINNDAKEYFYKVIAVDKDGLESTDDIDAIKGITLAPPAKPTITLAQIQGNKVILNWQAGDSRAVSYNVNKRVKKYLVFSDTTKFENINGLRFEDNDIVSGIEYHYSVQAVDEFGTLSSNSDEAKVTLSNSRI; encoded by the coding sequence ATGATAAAGTTGAAACACCTAATATCTTTAATTGCTTTAATTTTTCTAATTAGCGGTTGTGCAAACATTTTTAATACAACAACTACACCAAAGGTTAATAATTCATTTCAAACAGTAAACTATAATTCAATTAAATCTATACCAGATATGGTATCAATTGGTTTTGAATGGCAAAGAATTGATGATCCAAGAGTTGAAGGATATAATTTTTATAGAACAGAGTTAAACAAGGGTGAAAATACATTAAAGCTTATTAAAGCTACAAATAGTAGATATGTAACACATTATGTTGATAAAGGGTTAGAGCCAAAAACAAAATATGCTTATCAGATTTCGGCAAGATTAAATGATGGAAGTGAATCACCTACAACACAAGCTTATATAGTTGAAACTTTACCAAGAATAACTCCTGTGGCATATGCGCAAGCGATATCTAATCTTCCAAGAAAAGTAAAACTTATATGGCAACCACATCCTGATACAAGAGTAAGTTACTATAGAGTTGAAAAGTATAATACTTTTATTAATGAGTGGATTTATAAAACAAAAATTGATCAAAGGTTGTCAGCTGAATATATAGAAACTGGATTAAAAGACAATACAACTCATAAATATAGAATTAAAGCTTTCTCTTTTGATGATGTAGAATCAGCTCCATCTCCAATTTTACAAGCAACAACAAAACCAGCACCTTTACCACCAAAAAATATAAGAGCATCAAATAATATTCCTAAAAGTGTATTTATAACTTGGGAAAGATCACCAACACAAGATGTTGTTCAATACCAAATTCATAGAAGTAGTTATAGAAGTTTAGGTTATAGTAAAATAGCAACAGTTAATGCAGATACATTAGAATATACAGACAAAATAAATAATGATGCAAAAGAGTATTTTTATAAAGTAATTGCTGTTGATAAAGATGGATTAGAGAGTACTGACGACATAGATGCTATAAAAGGTATAACTTTAGCACCACCAGCAAAACCAACTATTACTTTAGCTCAAATTCAAGGGAATAAAGTTATTTTAAACTGGCAAGCTGGAGATAGTAGAGCAGTTTCATATAATGTAAATAAAAGAGTAAAAAAATATTTAGTATTCTCTGATACAACAAAATTTGAAAATATCAATGGGCTTAGATTTGAAGATAATGATATTGTAAGTGGAATTGAATACCACTATTCAGTACAAGCAGTTGATGAATTTGGTACATTATCATCAAATAGTGATGAAGCTAAAGTAACACTTTCAAACTCAAGAATATAA
- the trmB gene encoding tRNA (guanosine(46)-N7)-methyltransferase TrmB, with amino-acid sequence MPHIVFKRDKLLKTPIKQEKIEFLFTAISYHGEEQNRKLEYKVAVKNEDKEFLLTIKDKDKDLLIKSDKTTRISPVTLIKDALNSYVSINNAETIFSNTNNLKQKKEQEHKYLKDINYFVDEFKTSNEIQIEIGFGSGRHLLYQAKNNPNIQFIGLEIHYPSIEQLLRQLELQNITNVLVVNYDARLFMEFIESNQVGKIFVHFPVPWDKKPHRRIYSNEFIYEALRVLKVGGTLELRTDSRKYFDFSLELLTNLNKANISIDINKDLEVSSKYEDRWKKQGKNIYDVILTSQKEDKKIDLNYDFSFEFDISFDRFLNNIPFKAIILKSFFVHIEEFYTIIDELNSGLIKVTMGNFDRPVTKYLLIKDGKISYYQGDPLPTSSNIQAHKKLKEILSR; translated from the coding sequence ATGCCTCATATAGTTTTTAAAAGAGATAAATTACTTAAAACTCCTATTAAACAGGAGAAGATAGAATTTCTGTTTACAGCAATTTCATATCATGGTGAAGAACAAAATAGAAAATTAGAATATAAAGTTGCTGTAAAAAATGAGGATAAAGAATTTTTACTTACAATAAAAGATAAAGATAAAGACTTATTAATAAAGTCTGATAAAACTACTAGAATTTCACCTGTTACACTCATAAAAGATGCTTTAAATAGTTATGTAAGTATTAATAATGCAGAAACTATATTTTCAAATACAAATAACCTAAAACAAAAAAAAGAGCAAGAACATAAATATTTAAAAGATATAAACTACTTCGTAGATGAATTCAAAACTTCTAATGAAATTCAAATTGAAATAGGATTTGGAAGTGGAAGACATCTTTTATATCAAGCAAAAAACAATCCAAATATTCAATTTATTGGACTTGAAATACATTATCCATCTATTGAACAGCTTTTAAGACAACTGGAATTACAAAATATAACAAATGTTTTAGTTGTAAATTATGATGCAAGACTTTTTATGGAGTTTATTGAATCAAATCAAGTTGGAAAAATATTTGTTCATTTTCCAGTTCCATGGGATAAAAAACCACATAGAAGAATATATTCAAATGAGTTTATTTATGAAGCATTAAGAGTATTAAAAGTGGGTGGAACTTTAGAGCTTAGAACTGATAGCAGAAAATACTTTGATTTTTCTTTAGAACTACTTACAAATTTAAATAAAGCAAATATCAGTATAGATATAAATAAAGATTTAGAAGTTTCAAGTAAATATGAAGATAGATGGAAAAAACAAGGTAAAAATATATATGATGTAATTTTAACTTCACAAAAAGAAGATAAAAAGATAGACTTAAATTATGATTTTAGCTTTGAATTTGATATATCATTTGATAGATTTTTAAATAATATTCCATTTAAAGCAATTATACTAAAAAGTTTTTTTGTTCATATCGAAGAATTTTATACAATAATTGATGAATTAAACTCTGGTTTAATAAAAGTTACAATGGGGAATTTTGATAGACCTGTAACAAAATATCTTTTAATAAAAGATGGAAAAATATCATATTATCAAGGTGATCCTTTACCAACAAGTTCAAATATACAAGCTCATAAAAAATTAAAAGAGATTTTGTCTAGATGA
- a CDS encoding cell division ATP-binding protein FtsE, whose translation MITAKDLYLTYDNNKYIIKRGSFSIKPKEFVFIGGTSGSGKSTLLKSFYGDIAIKHGSLKIAGQEVFGIKGKNLRLLRKDIGVIFQDYKLINEFTIEENIMIPLRINNYSEEVSKLQADNLLKHVKLSHRKGYYPNQLSGGEQQRVAVARALAHNPKIIIADEPTGNLDDFSADVVWNLLKGANEQLGITVVVVTHRVPKNLGINFRQLSIEDGIIYEVS comes from the coding sequence ATGATTACTGCAAAAGATTTGTATTTGACTTATGATAATAATAAATATATTATTAAAAGAGGTAGTTTTAGTATAAAACCAAAAGAATTTGTATTTATTGGAGGAACTTCTGGAAGTGGAAAATCAACTTTACTAAAATCTTTTTATGGTGATATTGCAATAAAACATGGAAGTTTAAAAATAGCTGGACAAGAAGTTTTTGGAATAAAAGGTAAAAATTTAAGGCTACTAAGAAAAGATATTGGAGTAATATTTCAAGATTATAAACTTATAAATGAGTTTACAATTGAAGAAAATATTATGATTCCTCTTAGAATAAATAACTATTCAGAAGAAGTTTCAAAACTTCAAGCAGATAATTTATTAAAACATGTAAAACTATCTCATAGAAAAGGATATTATCCAAATCAACTAAGTGGAGGAGAGCAACAAAGAGTTGCAGTAGCACGTGCTTTAGCTCATAATCCAAAAATAATAATTGCAGATGAACCAACTGGAAACTTAGATGACTTTAGTGCTGATGTAGTATGGAACTTATTAAAAGGTGCTAATGAACAACTTGGAATTACAGTTGTTGTAGTAACACATAGAGTTCCAAAAAATTTAGGAATAAACTTTAGACAATTATCAATAGAAGATGGGATAATATATGAAGTCTCTTAA
- a CDS encoding FtsX-like permease family protein, translating to MKSLKAIFAFLIPLLSMLITFCIFLIIDNIVDNYKTKISRDYSIVVVSTNPLNKDSLNELAGIKVENIQLLPNDKIIENIKSNLSSNSIELLKQKLPYFYQVYLEIFPTSTDLEVIKKTLLSNKDIKNVEVFYKNHNQVYLLLLILNSVSFILFFIITIFAIIIIAKQIKLWFHEHHIKISILKLHGASILYSASSVLKYALISSLLAFLLASGFLAYISNNIDLLFPLELQDIVDIKINIFEEIIKIFILSFCISIFTILGVLLKYKINND from the coding sequence ATGAAGTCTCTTAAAGCCATTTTTGCATTTTTAATCCCTCTATTATCAATGTTAATAACATTTTGTATATTTTTAATAATAGATAATATAGTAGATAATTATAAAACTAAAATATCAAGAGATTATTCTATTGTTGTAGTTTCTACAAATCCTTTAAATAAAGATTCTTTAAATGAATTAGCTGGAATAAAAGTTGAAAATATTCAACTATTACCAAATGATAAAATAATTGAAAATATAAAATCAAATTTGTCATCAAATTCAATAGAATTGTTAAAACAAAAGCTACCATATTTTTATCAAGTTTATTTAGAGATTTTTCCGACAAGTACAGATTTGGAAGTTATCAAAAAAACACTACTTTCAAATAAAGATATAAAAAATGTAGAAGTTTTTTATAAAAACCATAATCAAGTATATTTACTACTACTAATTTTAAATAGTGTCTCTTTTATACTATTTTTTATTATAACAATTTTTGCAATAATCATAATTGCAAAACAGATAAAACTTTGGTTTCATGAGCACCATATAAAAATTTCAATACTTAAGCTTCATGGAGCTTCTATCCTTTATAGTGCTTCATCAGTTTTAAAATATGCACTTATTAGTTCTTTGCTAGCTTTTTTACTAGCTAGTGGTTTTTTAGCATATATTTCTAATAATATAGATCTATTATTTCCTTTAGAGCTACAAGATATTGTTGATATCAAAATAAATATTTTTGAAGAGATAATTAAAATATTTATACTATCTTTTTGTATATCAATATTCACAATTCTTGGAGTTCTTTTAAAGTATAAGATAAACAATGATTAA
- a CDS encoding murein hydrolase activator EnvC family protein: MIKIVFLIFLSSFLLFSSTIDKKIQQNQKILDTNKKTKENTTLKVKELADKIESQNNNISKLETDIVKINEDIEQHQKLLESSQSKLNELQSKSKDLLKEKNSSEEEIINTIVEEFSISMALKLASINSLQELIDNEIFNLLSTNSKQKVLQLNENYNKISENTKANQQEISKLNTYIKDRLKTKEQFTALKTKHASSLQNLEKEHKLYQEELKKVAQQQESINNILSDLKILKQQEIKKAQEDKKVSQEDEIQTTNVRNQKFAKDLDLDVKKIGSSTDGIKITKYKGPKTIAPLKSFKVVKNFGTYYDPVYKIKLFNESIVLQSNEKDSKVVSVLNGKIVYAKKNAGMLDNVVIIQHEGGLHTIYSHLDDIAPNLVVGKWVQKGSVVGRVTSNLTFQVTKDSAHIDPRDLFNI, encoded by the coding sequence ATGATTAAAATAGTTTTTTTAATATTTTTATCATCTTTTTTATTGTTTTCATCTACTATTGATAAAAAAATACAACAAAATCAAAAGATTTTAGATACAAATAAAAAAACAAAAGAAAATACAACTTTAAAAGTAAAAGAGTTAGCTGATAAAATCGAGTCTCAAAATAATAATATATCAAAATTAGAAACAGATATTGTAAAAATAAATGAAGATATAGAACAACATCAAAAACTTCTTGAGTCTTCACAATCAAAACTAAATGAACTTCAATCAAAATCTAAAGATTTATTAAAAGAAAAGAATAGTAGTGAAGAAGAAATTATAAATACAATAGTTGAAGAATTTTCTATATCAATGGCTTTAAAACTAGCATCAATAAACTCTTTACAAGAACTTATTGACAATGAGATTTTTAATCTTTTATCAACAAATTCTAAACAAAAAGTTTTACAATTAAATGAGAATTATAATAAAATATCTGAAAATACAAAGGCAAATCAACAAGAAATAAGTAAATTAAATACTTATATAAAAGATAGGTTAAAAACAAAAGAACAATTTACAGCTTTAAAAACAAAACATGCAAGCTCTTTACAAAATCTAGAAAAAGAGCATAAGTTATATCAAGAAGAGTTAAAAAAAGTAGCTCAACAACAAGAATCAATAAATAATATTTTATCTGATTTGAAAATATTAAAACAACAAGAGATAAAAAAAGCTCAAGAAGATAAAAAAGTTAGCCAAGAAGATGAAATACAAACTACAAATGTAAGAAATCAAAAATTTGCAAAAGATTTAGATTTAGATGTGAAGAAAATAGGCTCTTCAACAGATGGAATAAAAATAACAAAATATAAAGGACCTAAAACAATAGCTCCACTAAAATCTTTTAAAGTTGTAAAAAACTTTGGAACATACTATGATCCAGTATATAAAATAAAATTATTTAATGAATCAATAGTTTTACAATCAAATGAAAAAGATTCTAAAGTTGTTTCAGTACTAAATGGAAAAATTGTATATGCGAAAAAAAATGCTGGAATGCTTGATAATGTTGTAATTATCCAGCATGAAGGAGGATTACATACTATTTATTCTCATTTAGATGATATTGCTCCAAATTTAGTTGTAGGTAAATGGGTACAAAAAGGTTCTGTTGTAGGTAGAGTAACATCAAATTTAACTTTTCAAGTTACAAAAGATTCAGCGCATATAGATCCAAGAGATCTATTTAATATTTAG